One Schistocerca nitens isolate TAMUIC-IGC-003100 chromosome 1, iqSchNite1.1, whole genome shotgun sequence DNA segment encodes these proteins:
- the LOC126237391 gene encoding turripeptide Lol9.1-like produces the protein MNTVVAILLVALVACAHAQLGSVHCGVGCACSQGQQPLCGNNGVTYLNECELRCAQCDLPGLLLAYAGVCVPAVVGYAPTPQYQYAVPVVYGRR, from the exons ATGAACACTGTGGTCGCAATTCTCCTCGTCG CTTTGGTGGCTTGCGCTCATGCGCAGCTGGGCAGCGTACATTGTGGTGTCGGCTGCGCCTGTTCTCAGGGACAACAACCCTTGTGCGGCAACAATGGCGTCACGTACCTCAACGAGTGTGAGCTGCGCTGCGCACAGTGCGATTTACCGG GTCTGCTGCTGGCCTACGCCGGGGTGTGCGTGCCCGCCGTGGTGGGATACGCCCCCACTCCCCAGTACCAGTACGCGGTGCCCGTGGTGTACGGCAGGCGCTGA